CAGCTGTTTCAAAAAACTTGCACTCCATATCTGCTttatctttcaaattttttgaaactttttcaattacaaaatcTGGATTTGCATTTGATTTTTGTATTTCATCGTAAAACCTAAATAGATtaagaataacttcttttggtaattttttttcagaagatctttttaataatttgtattctAGTCGAAAAAGAGACTTtccaaaaaattgtaaattattataatctaaCCAACCAGGTCTTAAAAGTAGGTTTAATCATAAATTAGTTTTTCCACAACACGACTTTCCAACAATAATTCCTCTTATACTTTTTGGTaacattttactattatttcgtttattttcattttcattcaaTGACAAACGTTCAATgtccatttttatatacaagattttaattttttatatataaaaatttctatatatataaaaatgtactgcgttaaatgtagaaacaaaacaaatacaCTAAACTTGCAAAATGTTGTgagtaaaaacaatagaaatatgcaACGCGGAATTTGGGCTGTTTgtggaaaattaaaaactcaatttgTATCATCAAAAAAAGGAAGAGATTTGGTGAGTTCGTTTAATTCAGCAACACGTAAAATAAAACTACCATGGTCGAATAATACCATTTACCTGGAATGAACTTTGCAGGTCCTGGCACTAATTTAGATGAACGATTAAGTTCTACTGACGCGTATAAAGAATGGAGTAAACCTATTGATAGAGTTGATAATGCAGCTTACCATCACAATCTTGCTTATAAATATTTCGATGATACCGCAAAaagaaatttagctgataaaattaTGATCGAAGAAATGGATTCTATAAAAAATCCAACAATACGTGAAAGAATTGAACGAGgtattataaaatctattatATCATCTAAAGCAAAGTTTGGATTAGGTCTTTCAGACCCATATGAATTAGGTGttgaaactacttaaaaaaactacaaattatCGGTAAAAAAGAAGAGGATAAAGAAGTAAATCTTATGGATCCAAAGGATTTAATTCTTATGGATCCGAAATGGACTGACAAACATGCAAACGAACTTCATAGACCAGTTGTAAAAcatttcagaaaaagaaaagtgatTGTAAATGGAATCAATGAAATATGagctgctgatttagttgacatgcaatCTTCCTTCAAATTCAATgatggtataaaatacttatcaATGGTGATAGATgttttttcaaagtatggatggattGTTCCATTGAAGAGTAAAATTGAAGTTGATGTTGctaatgctttaaataaaatctttaaaaaattcatcgAATTTACATGGATCTGAAAGACCTAAAAGTTCTTCGAATTTCCAAGAAAGAAAGTGTCAAAAAATATGGGTAGATAAAGGcttagaattttataataagcaTGTTAAAGCGCTAGGTGTTGAGTTATActcaactgaaaatgaagaaaaaagttgtGTAGTTGAACGTTGaaatagaacaatgaaagataaaatgtttaagtaatttttagctaattctactaaaaaatatatcgacgttttagatgaaatggtaaataaatacaacaacacaaagcattcttcaattaaaatgataCCAGTTAAGGCTAGCGATAATAagaatgaaaatattgtttGGTTCAATCTAAATGGAAATGTACGATCAGAGTCTGTAAGACCAAAGTTTTCAATTGGTGATAGAATTAGGATAACTAAAAAGAAAGGAACGTTTGAAAAAGGATACACACCGAGATGGACTGAAGAAGTTTTTACAGTGTCACAGATTCAGTTCACAGATCCACCAACGTATAAAATAACTGACGATAATAATcaagaaatacaaggtactttttacgaacaagaaatgcaaaaaactgATCAAAGCATATTTAGGATTGAAAAAGTTATTCgcaaacttaaaaacaaatcattagtaaagtggtatgggtatCCTGATTCGTTCAACTCATGAGTTGATAATAAAGAATTGGTAAGTCTGATTTAAAAGGAGTAATTTACTATTACGCTTGAGCTAGATTTCATTTATGCGTAAGACCTCAATGAGATTTCAATTACGAAATTATAGCttgaaaaattgatttaaaattacaaaaaatagcTCAGAGTTTGTAAGAGAGTTTGTAACCACAATATATTAATGTACTAtggttgttatatatattattttggcTCAGTTGAAATGATTGAAATGACTTATGAGAATATAGATATGTTTATAGCTGAAATATGATTTGAGTTTATAGTTAGGGATATAGTTGAAATATGATATGAGAATATGGATAGGTATATGGTTGAAAAAATTTTGGCTTGGAATGCCCTTTTTATACTACTACgcatatggttgtaaaatgg
Above is a window of Hydra vulgaris chromosome 10, alternate assembly HydraT2T_AEP DNA encoding:
- the LOC136086413 gene encoding uncharacterized protein LOC136086413; the encoded protein is MVNKYNNTKHSSIKMIPVKASDNKNENIVWFNLNGNVRSESVRPKFSIGDRIRITKKKGTFEKGYTPRWTEEVFTVSQIQFTDPPTYKITDDNNQEIQGTFYEQEMQKTDQSIFRIEKVIRKLKNKSLVKWYGYPDSFNS